In one Salvelinus sp. IW2-2015 linkage group LG26, ASM291031v2, whole genome shotgun sequence genomic region, the following are encoded:
- the r3hdm4 gene encoding R3H domain-containing protein 4 isoform X2, with amino-acid sequence MVVLTNNNEEQDIILIEERKCTSLPNSPAKRVSPTKKKQFFINQAIRNSDLTPRAKGKKSQRRQENSRYLANLLEKDECSKDEAEVCSDPALPSIFTEACTNGNYVEQWNDFMNRSGEEQEKLLALLEEEAKRSNSNKLPKDQREAFTAQDYFQRIDRRLRATLKRKQIPIGTLEVLEENLLSFFGAQPHSVYTTNLGSSFERLLLHAVCQYMDLVSASSDCNGARQTDVMNKQEGLFQPPSPMLSAYLEHMS; translated from the exons ATGGTTGTTTTGACAAATAATAATGAGGAACAGGATATTAT cCTGATAGAGGAGCGCAAATGCACCTCTCTGCCCAACTCCCCAGCCAAACGTGTGTCTCCAACCAAGAAGAAACAGTTCTTCATCAACCAGGCCATACGCAACTCTGACCTCACACCAAGAGCCAAAGGAAAAAAGAGCCAAAGGCGGCAGGAGAACA GTCGCTACCTTGCAAATCTACTTGAAAAAGATGAGTGCTCCAAAGACGAGGCAGAGGTATGCAGTGACCCTGCCCTCCCTTCTATCTTTACTGAGGCCTGCACCAATGGCAACTACGTGGAG CAATGGAATGACTTCATGAATCGCtctggagaggagcaggagaagctTCTGGCACTTCTGGAAGAGGAGGCCAAGAGGAGCAACTCCAACAAGCTCCCCAAGGaccagagagagg CCTTCACTGCTCAAGACTACTTCCAGAGGATTGATCGAAGGCTGCGTGCTACGCTGAAACGCAAACAAATTCCCATT GGGACACTTGAGGTACTTGAAGAGAACCTTCTCAGTTTCTTTGGTGCTCAACCTCACTCTGTTTACACCACCAACCTTGGAAGCAG CTTTGAGAGGCTACTGCTTCATGCCGTCTGCCAGTACATGGACCTTGTTTCAGCAA GCTCAGACTGCAACGGTGCTCGTCAGACTGATGTCATGAACAAACAGGAGGGCTTGTTCCAGCCTCCCAGCCCCATGCTCTCTGCCTACCTGGAGCACATGAGCTGA
- the r3hdm4 gene encoding R3H domain-containing protein 4 isoform X1, translated as MVVLTNNNEEQDIILIEERKCTSLPNSPAKRVSPTKKKQFFINQAIRNSDLTPRAKGKKSQRRQENSRYLANLLEKDECSKDEAEVCSDPALPSIFTEACTNGNYVEQWNDFMNRSGEEQEKLLALLEEEAKRSNSNKLPKDQREAFTAQDYFQRIDRRLRATLKRKQIPIGTLEVLEENLLSFFGAQPHSVYTTNLGSSFERLLLHAVCQYMDLVSAITVLSHHCNSPTDSGEAKVESRVSSETRTLSSRTAS; from the exons ATGGTTGTTTTGACAAATAATAATGAGGAACAGGATATTAT cCTGATAGAGGAGCGCAAATGCACCTCTCTGCCCAACTCCCCAGCCAAACGTGTGTCTCCAACCAAGAAGAAACAGTTCTTCATCAACCAGGCCATACGCAACTCTGACCTCACACCAAGAGCCAAAGGAAAAAAGAGCCAAAGGCGGCAGGAGAACA GTCGCTACCTTGCAAATCTACTTGAAAAAGATGAGTGCTCCAAAGACGAGGCAGAGGTATGCAGTGACCCTGCCCTCCCTTCTATCTTTACTGAGGCCTGCACCAATGGCAACTACGTGGAG CAATGGAATGACTTCATGAATCGCtctggagaggagcaggagaagctTCTGGCACTTCTGGAAGAGGAGGCCAAGAGGAGCAACTCCAACAAGCTCCCCAAGGaccagagagagg CCTTCACTGCTCAAGACTACTTCCAGAGGATTGATCGAAGGCTGCGTGCTACGCTGAAACGCAAACAAATTCCCATT GGGACACTTGAGGTACTTGAAGAGAACCTTCTCAGTTTCTTTGGTGCTCAACCTCACTCTGTTTACACCACCAACCTTGGAAGCAG CTTTGAGAGGCTACTGCTTCATGCCGTCTGCCAGTACATGGACCTTGTTTCAGCAA ttacagtcttgtcccatcactgcaactcccctacggactcgggagaggcgaaggttgagagccgtgtgtcctctgaaacacgtaccctgtcaagccgcactgcttcttga